A single Marinobacter sp. es.042 DNA region contains:
- a CDS encoding metallophosphoesterase family protein: protein MQIGVIADTHSKMRPEALEALKGSELILHAGDVGRDDVLDALEAIAPVIAIRGNIDKSGRAAELPDTRDLEFLGQALYMLHDVKTLDFDPQGRYRVVIAGHSHKPRNEWIGDVLYFNPGGAGPRRFTLPITVGRLVVNENGVTGEIIELRS from the coding sequence ATGCAGATCGGCGTGATTGCAGATACCCATAGCAAAATGCGTCCAGAAGCCCTGGAAGCCTTGAAGGGCTCGGAGCTCATCCTTCATGCCGGCGATGTCGGGCGGGACGACGTTCTGGACGCGCTCGAGGCGATCGCGCCGGTCATTGCCATCCGCGGTAATATCGATAAATCCGGCCGTGCAGCCGAGCTTCCCGATACTCGAGATCTGGAGTTTCTCGGCCAGGCCCTTTACATGCTCCACGATGTCAAAACCCTCGACTTCGATCCGCAAGGCCGCTACCGCGTGGTGATTGCTGGCCACTCCCACAAACCCCGTAACGAGTGGATTGGCGATGTGTTGTACTTCAATCCTGGTGGCGCAGGCCCCAGGCGCTTTACTTTGCCGATTACGGTGGGGCGGCTTGTAGTGAATGAAAACGGCGTGACTGGTGAGATTATTGAACTGCGTTCATGA
- a CDS encoding DUF4124 domain-containing protein, translating to MVVLTLFMIAAGPVSAKIYKWVDENGQVHFGDRQDHSVAQEVVNVKPGASEWSRFEIDIKAVDVELSEEEHRQIVEGVNNVYEFFDRVMSFDMHKTVPVNILILKDSGAYRDYLVRRNRGMAVASYGLYIPSEHQIVVYVRKNRNLTFKTIKHEVSHAVVDTIVPYAPAWLNEGLAEQMETIERDESGLYFERHRENQWMVDQALEQGRLAGIDQLLKLPSNKWRHSDLSGRGSLRAQSGQFVYFLMSKPTRRNFLVRLMHNFNRGDRTISYYLVNDNYIGGVSMLALDWRRWLHDQGEGVVRL from the coding sequence GTGGTGGTTTTAACGCTGTTTATGATCGCCGCGGGCCCGGTTTCTGCAAAGATCTACAAATGGGTGGATGAAAACGGCCAGGTGCATTTTGGCGATCGGCAGGATCACTCGGTCGCGCAGGAAGTGGTCAACGTTAAGCCAGGTGCCTCGGAATGGTCGCGGTTTGAGATCGATATCAAAGCTGTTGATGTTGAGCTGAGCGAAGAGGAGCACCGGCAGATCGTTGAAGGCGTTAACAACGTCTATGAGTTCTTCGACCGGGTGATGTCTTTTGATATGCACAAGACGGTGCCGGTCAATATCCTGATTCTCAAAGACAGCGGGGCGTACCGGGACTACCTCGTCCGTCGGAACAGGGGGATGGCTGTTGCCTCATACGGGCTTTACATACCTTCCGAACACCAGATCGTCGTCTATGTTCGTAAAAACAGAAACCTCACCTTTAAAACCATCAAGCACGAAGTGAGTCATGCGGTTGTCGATACCATCGTTCCCTATGCGCCAGCCTGGCTGAACGAAGGGTTGGCAGAGCAGATGGAGACCATCGAGCGCGATGAATCCGGCTTGTATTTTGAGCGCCACCGTGAAAATCAGTGGATGGTTGATCAGGCACTCGAACAGGGCCGTCTGGCGGGCATCGATCAGCTATTGAAGCTGCCAAGCAACAAGTGGCGACATTCGGATCTGTCGGGGCGCGGAAGCCTGCGGGCTCAGTCTGGCCAGTTCGTGTATTTCCTGATGTCCAAACCGACCCGACGAAACTTTTTGGTGCGACTGATGCACAACTTTAATCGGGGTGATCGCACCATCTCCTATTATCTGGTCAACGACAATTACATTGGTGGTGTAAGCATGCTGGCCCTCGACTGGCGGCGCTGGTTGCACGATCAGGGAGAGGGCGTCGTCAGGTTATAA
- a CDS encoding MBL fold metallo-hydrolase gives MTVDRDRLAALAAEPHFYRGRYRNLEPVPRHGIGDFMRWQLAPGRNFPKGKRFTLLRPDTHSLMSPPEEPQLVWLGHASFLFQYRGLNVLTDPVLSERASPFQLVGPKRYTPPALTVADMPPIQLVLISHNHYDHLDENTVRQLHRRFGDNLRFCIPRGLKQWFEKRGIHNLMELDWWQSESLSGNREVFCLPAQHFSGRTPTDTNTSLWCSWLLEIDGFRLYFAGDTGYGRIFRKIGELFSPIDLALLPIGAYDPRWFMAPVHVAPEEAVSIHQDIGSRQSVAMHWGTFVLTDEPMDEPPRRLRAALERQVLNETDFRVMQHGEVWSPASNL, from the coding sequence ATGACCGTTGATCGTGACCGCCTTGCCGCTCTCGCTGCAGAACCGCATTTCTATCGGGGCAGGTACCGCAACCTGGAGCCAGTCCCCCGACATGGCATTGGCGATTTTATGCGCTGGCAACTGGCCCCGGGCCGCAATTTCCCGAAGGGAAAACGCTTCACGCTGCTGCGGCCAGATACGCATTCCCTGATGAGTCCGCCCGAAGAACCACAACTGGTCTGGCTGGGTCACGCCTCGTTCCTGTTCCAGTATCGTGGTCTGAACGTGCTCACCGACCCGGTACTGTCGGAACGCGCCAGCCCCTTTCAACTGGTCGGGCCGAAGCGTTACACACCGCCGGCCCTGACGGTAGCAGACATGCCGCCGATTCAGCTGGTGCTGATTTCCCACAACCACTACGACCACCTTGATGAGAACACCGTGCGCCAGTTACACCGGCGCTTCGGAGATAACCTGCGCTTCTGCATTCCCCGAGGGCTTAAGCAATGGTTCGAGAAACGGGGCATCCATAACCTGATGGAACTGGACTGGTGGCAATCCGAGTCCCTGTCTGGCAACCGAGAAGTGTTCTGCCTCCCGGCCCAGCACTTCAGCGGCCGGACCCCCACGGATACCAACACCTCACTCTGGTGCAGCTGGCTGCTGGAGATCGACGGTTTCCGGCTCTATTTCGCCGGCGATACGGGCTACGGGAGAATCTTCAGGAAAATCGGCGAGCTGTTCTCGCCCATTGATCTGGCGCTGCTCCCCATTGGAGCCTACGACCCGCGCTGGTTCATGGCGCCGGTGCACGTAGCCCCGGAAGAGGCGGTGAGCATTCATCAGGATATCGGTTCCCGACAGTCAGTGGCGATGCACTGGGGGACGTTCGTGCTCACCGACGAGCCCATGGACGAGCCGCCCCGACGGCTAAGGGCCGCCCTGGAGCGACAAGTGCTGAACGAAACGGACTTTCGAGTGATGCAGCACGGGGAAGTCTGGTCGCCGGCTTCGAACTTATAA
- a CDS encoding NUDIX hydrolase, translating to MTSKSWLSHLRPHKIPFRRRFARASVALIFRSTENGVKELLFIQRARREGDPWSGDMAFPGGRLQPEDASARAAAERETLEETGMDLRRHGRFLTRLSDLVTRHHNRWRPMVVTPYVFEWRGPKSVSTNHEVERAVWVPMGYLRADANQGRLSWRTPLGTLNMPCCRYQDACIWGLSYSMLQELLALAPDKNESSIHDR from the coding sequence CGTTTCGGCGCCGATTTGCCCGAGCGTCCGTCGCCCTTATCTTTCGAAGCACGGAAAACGGCGTCAAGGAGTTGCTCTTTATCCAGCGGGCCCGTCGGGAGGGTGACCCCTGGTCTGGCGACATGGCTTTCCCGGGCGGCCGCCTGCAACCTGAAGATGCATCTGCACGGGCCGCTGCCGAGCGGGAAACACTGGAAGAAACCGGCATGGATCTGAGGCGCCACGGCCGCTTTCTCACCCGGCTTTCCGACCTGGTCACCCGCCATCACAACCGCTGGCGCCCGATGGTGGTCACCCCCTATGTATTCGAGTGGCGGGGACCGAAGTCGGTCTCAACGAATCACGAAGTCGAGCGAGCGGTCTGGGTGCCGATGGGCTACCTCCGCGCAGACGCGAACCAGGGCCGACTTTCCTGGCGCACTCCCCTAGGGACACTCAACATGCCCTGTTGCCGTTACCAGGATGCCTGCATCTGGGGATTAAGCTACAGCATGTTGCAGGAGCTACTGGCATTGGCCCCTGACAAGAATGAGAGTTCGATCCATGACCGTTGA